A section of the Arcobacter roscoffensis genome encodes:
- the pseG gene encoding UDP-2,4-diacetamido-2,4,6-trideoxy-beta-L-altropyranose hydrolase has protein sequence MNILIRVNSSSSIGLGHLSRCLVLANKYKKKNNRVIFACEELKGNANSLIIEEGFELLILKDQSIDVLVNTCKANKIDLLVIDSYDFDYKYEKSIKQKLNIKLLCFDDTYEKHYCDEVLNHNISAKKKKYKNLVPSFCKVKCGSKYTLLREEFKKTKRVKLKKSKKVHKVLLMMGGTDHSFLNIKILDILLKYNFKIDVVTSSSNKNLDKLSRTVKDRKKVTLHINTARVATLMSKSDFAIISPSVALNEVIYMKLPFIAIKTASNQNDMFNFSKEKRFCTLKKFHNKKLEKEIEKLIRNYEKFYKRNTIFR, from the coding sequence ATGAATATTCTAATTAGAGTGAACTCTTCAAGTTCTATAGGATTAGGACATCTAAGCAGATGCTTAGTTCTTGCAAATAAATATAAAAAGAAAAATAATCGAGTAATATTTGCTTGTGAAGAGTTAAAAGGAAATGCAAATAGTTTAATTATTGAAGAGGGTTTTGAATTATTAATATTAAAAGATCAAAGTATTGATGTATTGGTAAATACTTGTAAGGCAAATAAAATTGATTTATTAGTTATTGATAGTTATGATTTTGACTATAAGTATGAAAAATCTATAAAACAGAAACTAAATATTAAACTATTATGTTTTGATGATACTTATGAGAAACATTACTGTGATGAAGTTTTAAATCATAACATTAGTGCTAAAAAAAAGAAGTATAAAAATCTTGTTCCTTCTTTTTGTAAAGTTAAATGTGGAAGTAAATATACTCTTTTAAGAGAAGAATTTAAAAAGACTAAAAGAGTAAAACTAAAAAAATCAAAAAAAGTGCATAAGGTTTTATTGATGATGGGTGGGACTGATCACTCTTTTTTAAATATTAAGATTTTAGATATTTTGTTAAAATATAATTTTAAAATAGATGTAGTTACAAGTTCATCAAATAAGAATTTAGACAAACTAAGTAGAACTGTTAAAGATAGAAAAAAAGTTACCTTGCATATTAATACAGCAAGAGTTGCAACTTTGATGTCAAAAAGTGATTTTGCAATTATTTCGCCAAGCGTAGCTCTAAATGAAGTTATTTATATGAAACTACCTTTTATAGCTATAAAAACTGCATCAAATCAAAATGATATGTTTAACTTTTCAAAAGAAAAGAGATTTTGTACTTTAAAGAAGTTTCATAATAAAAAATTAGAAAAAGAAATAGAAAAGCTAATTAGAAATTATGAAAAGTTTTATAAGAGAAATACAATATTTAGATAA
- a CDS encoding cytidylyltransferase domain-containing protein: MEDRVFIIIQARMTSTRLAAKVMLPLCNKTVLEVMIDRIKEFKDNIVIATTNDGTQKPIVDICEKLDLKYYKGDTNNVLSRYYEAALKYEAKENDIVVRLTSDCPLLDKDILKSCIDTFKKSSVDYLSCGDETGFPRGMDVEIFKFSLLKEANTNATTKTEKEHVTVYMHTTIKDKLNILEFKNSNDDSRFRITLDEEDDYELIKQIYEKFDNKTDFSYEQLIDLLKSNPTLVEMNSNVKQKEV; encoded by the coding sequence ATGGAAGATAGAGTATTTATAATTATTCAAGCTAGAATGACAAGTACAAGATTAGCTGCAAAGGTAATGCTTCCTTTATGTAATAAAACAGTATTAGAAGTAATGATAGATAGAATAAAAGAGTTCAAAGATAATATAGTTATTGCTACAACTAATGATGGAACACAAAAACCAATAGTTGACATTTGTGAAAAATTAGATTTAAAATATTATAAAGGTGATACAAATAATGTTTTAAGTAGATATTATGAGGCAGCTTTAAAGTATGAAGCAAAAGAAAATGATATTGTGGTTAGATTAACATCTGATTGTCCTTTATTGGATAAAGATATATTAAAATCTTGCATAGATACTTTTAAAAAATCATCTGTGGATTATTTAAGTTGTGGAGATGAAACTGGTTTTCCTAGAGGAATGGATGTTGAAATATTTAAATTTTCATTACTTAAAGAAGCTAATACAAATGCTACTACAAAAACTGAAAAAGAACATGTAACAGTATATATGCATACAACAATCAAAGATAAACTAAATATTTTAGAGTTTAAAAACAGTAATGATGACTCAAGATTTAGAATAACTTTAGATGAAGAAGATGATTATGAGTTAATAAAACAGATATATGAAAAGTTTGATAATAAAACAGATTTTTCATATGAACAGTTAATCGATTTATTAAAAAGTAATCCTACTTTAGTTGAAATGAATTCTAATGTAAAGCAGAAAGAAGTATGA
- the pseC gene encoding UDP-4-amino-4,6-dideoxy-N-acetyl-beta-L-altrosamine transaminase gives MNIIPYGKQTIDDDDINSVVEVLKSDFLTTGPKAKEFEEKIAEYCGAKYCVCVSNGTAALHLSSMVLLEKEDKVLTTPNSFLATSNSILYVNAKPIFVDICSDGNIDLDLCEKELKKDSSIKAIYAVHFSGKSINQEKLKYLKDTYNVLILEDCAHSIGAVYKNIKAGSCTNSDISIFSFHPVKTLTTGEGGAITTNNKEYYEKLLKLRNHGTIPNPEIGTWHYDMKELGFNYRLTDISCALGISQLNKLDFFLQKRKDIAKRYDEFFESIVNIEPLYSFANGSAYHLYVVKIDFSKFAVTKKELFLKLREKSIFLQFHYIPINKQPYYKALGYGNESTPIMDDYYEKAISLPIYPKLQFEEQDYVLKTIIEILNGR, from the coding sequence ATGAATATTATTCCATATGGAAAACAAACTATAGATGATGATGATATCAATAGTGTAGTAGAAGTACTAAAAAGTGACTTTTTAACTACAGGTCCAAAAGCAAAAGAGTTTGAAGAAAAAATTGCAGAGTATTGTGGTGCAAAGTATTGTGTTTGTGTATCAAATGGAACAGCCGCATTGCATTTATCATCAATGGTTTTATTAGAAAAAGAAGATAAAGTACTAACTACTCCAAACTCTTTTTTAGCAACATCAAATTCTATTTTATATGTAAATGCAAAGCCTATATTTGTAGATATTTGTAGTGATGGAAATATTGACTTAGATTTATGTGAAAAAGAATTAAAAAAAGATTCTTCAATAAAAGCAATATATGCAGTACATTTTTCAGGAAAATCTATAAATCAAGAGAAACTAAAATACTTAAAAGATACATATAATGTTTTAATATTAGAAGATTGTGCTCACTCAATTGGGGCAGTATATAAAAATATAAAAGCAGGTTCTTGCACAAATTCAGATATTTCAATATTCTCTTTTCATCCTGTTAAGACATTAACAACAGGAGAGGGTGGGGCGATAACTACTAATAATAAAGAATATTATGAAAAGCTTTTAAAACTAAGAAATCATGGAACAATACCTAATCCTGAAATTGGAACTTGGCATTATGATATGAAAGAATTGGGATTTAATTATAGACTAACTGATATTTCATGTGCTTTAGGTATTTCTCAATTAAATAAATTAGATTTCTTTTTACAAAAAAGAAAAGATATTGCAAAAAGATATGATGAGTTTTTTGAATCTATAGTTAATATAGAACCTTTATACTCTTTTGCAAATGGAAGTGCATATCATTTATATGTAGTTAAAATTGATTTCTCAAAGTTTGCAGTTACTAAAAAGGAACTATTCTTAAAATTAAGAGAAAAATCTATTTTCTTACAGTTTCATTATATTCCTATTAATAAACAGCCCTATTATAAAGCTTTAGGTTATGGCAATGAAAGTACTCCTATTATGGATGATTACTATGAAAAGGCTATTTCTTTACCTATTTATCCTAAACTTCAATTTGAAGAACAAGATTATGTTCTTAAAACTATAATTGAGATTTTAAATGGAAGATAG
- the pseB gene encoding UDP-N-acetylglucosamine 4,6-dehydratase (inverting) codes for MFDGKNILITGGTGSFGKKYTKTLLQNYKPKKIIIYSRDELKQYEMAQEFNDPCMRYFIGDVRDANRLKKAFKDVDYVIHAAALKHVPIAEYNPMECIKTNINGAQNVIDAALDNGVKKVIALSTDKAANPVNLYGATKLASDKLFVAANNLVGEQDIKFSVVRYGNVLCSRGSVIPYFQKLIDNDEKELPITDEKMTRFMITLQDGVDFVLKNFGRMQGGEIFVPKIPSLKIVDLAKFLAPSLPHKIVGIRPGEKLHEIMCPADDSHLTYEFEDHYVITPTIKFTSDKDYETNLFGEKGTHVKQGFEYNSGNNDKWLNKEEFLELLEDM; via the coding sequence ATGTTTGATGGTAAAAATATACTAATTACAGGTGGTACAGGAAGTTTTGGTAAGAAATATACAAAAACTTTATTACAAAACTATAAGCCTAAAAAAATAATCATATACTCAAGAGATGAGTTAAAGCAATATGAGATGGCACAAGAGTTTAATGATCCTTGTATGAGATATTTTATTGGTGATGTAAGAGATGCAAATAGATTAAAAAAAGCATTTAAAGATGTTGATTATGTAATACATGCAGCAGCACTTAAGCATGTTCCAATTGCCGAATATAATCCAATGGAATGTATCAAAACTAATATAAATGGGGCTCAAAATGTAATTGATGCAGCATTAGATAATGGAGTTAAAAAAGTAATTGCCTTATCCACAGATAAAGCTGCAAACCCAGTGAATTTATATGGAGCTACTAAACTTGCAAGTGATAAGCTTTTTGTTGCAGCAAATAATCTAGTTGGTGAACAAGATATTAAATTCTCAGTTGTTAGATATGGGAATGTTTTATGTAGTAGAGGTTCTGTAATCCCGTATTTTCAAAAGCTTATAGATAATGATGAAAAAGAGTTACCTATTACTGATGAAAAGATGACAAGGTTTATGATTACTCTTCAAGATGGAGTCGATTTTGTACTTAAGAACTTTGGAAGAATGCAAGGTGGAGAAATCTTTGTGCCAAAAATCCCATCTCTAAAAATAGTAGACTTAGCAAAATTTTTAGCTCCTAGTTTACCCCATAAAATTGTAGGTATTAGACCAGGTGAAAAACTTCATGAGATTATGTGTCCTGCTGATGACTCACATTTAACTTATGAATTTGAAGATCATTATGTAATAACTCCAACAATTAAATTTACTAGTGATAAAGATTATGAAACAAATCTTTTTGGAGAAAAAGGTACTCATGTAAAGCAAGGATTTGAGTATAACTCAGGTAACAATGATAAATGGCTTAATAAAGAAGAATTTTTAGAACTTTTAGAAGATATGTAA
- a CDS encoding SIS domain-containing protein — protein sequence MDFKNFTKNYIKELNNLLLNLDLDEFDKFYGLIKNCKNKIYIIGNGGSAATASHMANDLSIGLKRKDKLTLHAISLADNIAINSAISNDIGYENIFYMQLKDILQAEDIVIAISCSGNSPNIIKAVKYAKEVNSTIVGLSGFDGGKLRELSDIKLHVKSNKGDYGLVEDIHLILNHILFSYLQKEK from the coding sequence ATGGACTTCAAAAACTTTACTAAAAACTATATAAAAGAATTAAATAATCTTCTTTTGAATCTAGACTTGGATGAATTTGATAAATTTTATGGATTAATTAAGAATTGTAAAAATAAGATTTATATTATTGGTAATGGAGGAAGTGCGGCAACTGCCTCACATATGGCAAATGATTTATCAATTGGCCTTAAAAGAAAAGATAAACTAACACTACATGCAATCTCTCTAGCTGATAATATCGCTATTAATAGTGCCATTTCAAACGATATAGGTTATGAGAATATTTTTTATATGCAATTAAAAGATATTTTACAAGCAGAAGATATAGTAATTGCTATTTCATGTAGTGGTAATTCTCCTAACATTATCAAAGCTGTAAAGTATGCTAAAGAAGTAAACTCTACAATAGTTGGTTTATCAGGTTTTGATGGTGGAAAGCTAAGAGAACTCTCTGATATTAAACTTCATGTGAAATCAAATAAAGGTGATTATGGTTTAGTAGAAGACATTCACTTAATACTGAATCATATATTATTTTCATATTTACAAAAAGAGAAATAA
- a CDS encoding DUF3880 domain-containing protein, with product MTKENKPLDTYFFSAEKALEIAKKQNRVETSVKMIDALQICYYASEKAIEDAPFNCIHVPLESVFDYFSSTTNRFPQAISFEDTEFSMVEQAELNAAFGEILGAAQEERRKLSQVYVKEIKEKHLDFKDEKLRVFIPACRETTVMQYVSKNIAEAFEKLGYKVYYHIQNELEDCNILSLFHNIWKFNPHIVVNINHLDNEHLNENTFNFSWFQDPMPIMYDKKKEITMRPRDYFFTLFEEYKDLLIKKGIDANRIKHQPFATNPKIFFKNNSIKKENKIVFLGSDYNFEEGIDFDDSCINDINNHIENNTLSEELITKYAREYGFEQSYFKTFLISSFVRRKVILWLCSLKDINIEVYGTDKWLNTPEVAPFYKGLLPYGPKMAEVYNSAKYSIAAHPLYRYQQRVIEMSACDCIPVIYNCPLVSDIFSHEENILSFSTFDELKECIGKEPQKNCTQIAEDISYEKMALSIIDTVEQQIKG from the coding sequence ATGACAAAAGAAAACAAACCTTTAGATACGTATTTTTTTAGTGCAGAAAAAGCACTTGAAATTGCTAAAAAGCAAAATAGAGTAGAAACATCAGTAAAAATGATAGATGCTTTACAAATTTGTTATTATGCTAGTGAAAAAGCTATTGAAGATGCACCTTTTAACTGCATTCATGTTCCTCTAGAAAGTGTTTTTGATTACTTTTCTTCTACAACAAATAGATTCCCACAAGCTATCTCATTTGAGGATACTGAATTTTCTATGGTTGAGCAAGCTGAATTAAATGCAGCATTTGGAGAAATACTTGGTGCAGCACAAGAAGAAAGAAGAAAACTATCTCAAGTATATGTAAAAGAAATAAAAGAGAAACACCTTGATTTTAAAGATGAAAAATTAAGAGTTTTCATTCCTGCATGTAGAGAAACTACAGTAATGCAATATGTTTCAAAAAATATTGCCGAAGCATTTGAGAAACTTGGATATAAAGTTTATTATCATATCCAAAATGAATTAGAAGATTGTAATATCCTTTCTCTATTCCATAATATTTGGAAATTTAATCCTCATATTGTTGTTAATATTAACCATCTAGACAATGAACATTTAAATGAAAACACATTTAACTTCTCATGGTTTCAAGATCCTATGCCTATTATGTATGATAAGAAAAAAGAAATAACTATGAGACCTAGAGATTATTTTTTTACATTATTTGAAGAATACAAAGATCTACTAATTAAAAAAGGTATAGATGCAAATCGTATAAAACATCAACCCTTTGCTACAAATCCTAAAATATTTTTTAAAAATAATTCAATAAAAAAAGAGAATAAAATTGTATTTTTAGGCTCTGACTACAATTTTGAAGAAGGTATTGATTTTGATGATTCTTGTATTAATGATATAAATAATCATATTGAAAACAATACTCTTTCAGAAGAACTTATTACTAAGTATGCAAGGGAATATGGATTTGAGCAGTCATATTTTAAAACTTTTTTAATCTCTTCTTTTGTAAGAAGAAAAGTGATACTTTGGCTTTGTTCTTTAAAAGATATTAATATCGAAGTTTATGGAACAGATAAATGGCTTAATACACCAGAAGTTGCGCCATTTTATAAAGGTTTACTTCCTTATGGACCTAAAATGGCAGAAGTTTACAATAGTGCAAAATATTCAATTGCTGCTCACCCTTTATATAGATATCAACAAAGAGTAATTGAAATGTCTGCTTGTGATTGTATCCCAGTTATTTATAACTGTCCTTTAGTTAGTGACATATTCTCACATGAAGAGAATATTCTTTCATTTTCTACTTTTGATGAACTAAAAGAGTGCATAGGAAAAGAGCCTCAAAAAAACTGTACACAAATTGCAGAAGATATCTCTTATGAAAAAATGGCATTATCAATCATTGATACTGTTGAACAACAAATTAAAGGATAA
- a CDS encoding radical SAM protein, giving the protein MSDQYNIDSHKMMYHPIRVAKWLEAKDDWSLQKSVYPIYVEITPVGSCNHRCTFCSVDYIGYKSIKQNEMILKERIKEMGKLGVKSIMFAGEGEPTLYKPLPEILDICTQAGIDTSLTTNAVPFNEKNTESFVKNCSWIKVSINAGDRETYSKIHTTKESDFDKVVENLSRAVKIKKEKNYSCTIGSQMLLLPENKHTAVPLAKKMKEIGVDYLVIKPYTQSLYGKSRIYEGLTYENMMDLEKELDALETSDFKVVFRANTMKKLEEEKQPYSKCYSTPYFWSYIMADGSVYGCSAYLQNEKFNYGNINTQTFKEIWEGQKRKEGVSFIKDELDITMCRRNCRMDEVNRYLWNLKHPNSHVNFI; this is encoded by the coding sequence ATGTCAGATCAGTACAATATAGACAGTCACAAGATGATGTATCATCCAATAAGAGTAGCAAAATGGCTTGAAGCAAAAGATGATTGGAGTCTTCAGAAATCTGTTTATCCTATTTATGTAGAGATTACTCCTGTTGGTTCTTGTAATCATAGGTGTACTTTTTGTTCAGTGGATTATATTGGATACAAAAGTATTAAACAAAATGAAATGATTCTAAAAGAGCGAATCAAAGAAATGGGTAAACTTGGCGTTAAAAGTATCATGTTTGCAGGAGAAGGTGAACCAACTTTATATAAACCACTTCCTGAAATTCTAGATATATGTACACAAGCTGGCATTGATACATCCCTTACTACAAATGCTGTTCCTTTTAATGAAAAAAATACTGAAAGCTTTGTTAAAAACTGTTCTTGGATTAAAGTTAGTATTAATGCAGGAGATAGAGAAACTTACTCAAAAATTCATACAACTAAAGAATCTGATTTTGATAAAGTAGTTGAGAATTTAAGTCGAGCAGTTAAGATTAAAAAAGAAAAAAATTACTCTTGTACTATTGGTTCACAGATGCTTCTTCTTCCTGAAAATAAACACACCGCAGTACCCCTGGCTAAAAAGATGAAAGAAATTGGTGTTGATTATCTAGTAATTAAACCTTATACTCAAAGTCTGTATGGAAAATCTAGAATTTATGAGGGTTTAACATATGAAAATATGATGGATTTAGAAAAAGAACTAGATGCTCTTGAAACGAGTGATTTTAAAGTGGTGTTTAGAGCAAATACTATGAAAAAACTTGAAGAAGAAAAACAACCTTATTCTAAATGTTATTCAACACCATATTTCTGGTCATATATTATGGCTGATGGTTCTGTATATGGATGTAGTGCTTATTTACAAAATGAAAAATTCAACTATGGAAATATAAATACTCAAACATTCAAAGAGATTTGGGAAGGTCAGAAAAGAAAAGAAGGAGTATCTTTTATCAAAGATGAATTAGATATTACTATGTGTAGAAGAAACTGTAGAATGGATGAAGTAAATAGATATTTATGGAATCTAAAACATCCAAATTCACATGTAAACTTTATTTAG